In Coregonus clupeaformis isolate EN_2021a unplaced genomic scaffold, ASM2061545v1 scaf4545, whole genome shotgun sequence, a single window of DNA contains:
- the LOC123490719 gene encoding dnaJ homolog subfamily A member 3, mitochondrial-like, with protein sequence MNSYSYGDHYVHIKIRVPKKLTHRQRSLLLSYAEEETDVMGTVNGVTATTTGGGRSGQRSESGAGQDRTEGQEKKEEEEGILSKIKKIFI encoded by the exons ATGAACAGCTATAGTTATGGAGATCACTACGTTCACATCAAGATCAGAGTACCAAA GAAGTTAACCCATAGACAGCGCTCCCTGCTCCTGAGCTATGCAGAGGAAGAGACTGACGTGATGGGGACTGTCAACGGAGTTACTGCTACTACCACAG GTGGGGGCAGGAGTGGTCAGCGCTCTGAGTCTggggcaggacaggacagaactgaGGGGCAGGAgaagaaagaagaggaggagggcatCCTTtccaaaataaagaaaatctTTATCTGA